TTGTCCTATGACAACAGCCATATCACTATCATTTTCTATTAGATCTTTATCACTGAATGCTCTGTTTGATTTTAATTGACTTAAGAATTCAACCGATTCAAGTAAATTTGACTTACCAATACCATTACAACCAAGAACAATTGCTCTTTGCTCTATGAGATCAATTTCAAAACTTTTATGGTTCCGAAAATTTTTAATTTTTAATTTATTTAGAAAAATTTTTTTTGTGCACTCATTAATTAAATTAGCTAACTTTAAATTATTTAGATTTTCTTTAAAGAAATTGAAAAATTAAAGGGCATGTAGCTCAGTTGGATAGAGCATCAGATTCCGGTTCTGAGAGTCGGGGGTTCGAATCCCTCCATGCTCGTAAAATTATTTTTAAAGTTTAAGTCCCATTACTCTTATTCCGTTTGGATCTAGTATGAATCCAATTTCTTCTAAACTTTTAAATGAAGATACTGGAGCCTGCACAGAAATACTGCATCCAGGCATTTCTCTATTTATTTTCTCAAGAGTGACTTGAAGCAATATTGAATAATAAAGTTGCTGATTATTACCTGGAGCTGCACTTAAATTCCATAAGTTAGCATTCAATCCCCTGTCAGATGTAACCCTTACAAAGCCATATAATTTGTTTTTTAATTCACTCTGTATTGTGAAAAAGAAATTACTTTTCTGAATGGCATCAGAAAGAGGTTTTATTGGAAATGTCTCACAACCACAATTAGCTAAAAGTTTGTTAACTTCTCTAGCTGATGGAATCTGAGAAGAGTTAACAAAATAACCTTCTGGAAGAATAAGTTTTTTTTTAGAAAAATATTGCAATAATCAACCTGTATTTCTCATGCCAGCTGCTATCCCATTAATAGTTAAAAGTGCCCCCCTCAGTAGTTCACTTCTACTATAAGCTCTTCTAGATTCATCTTTGTCAATAAGAAACTCGCTAATTGGGGGTTGTCTGGTTTGATCTCTAAGTCTTCTGAGAAGTGACACTTGCAAAAATCCCAATGGAATTATTGTCTTATTTCTCAAGCTTACTGATGATTTTAAGTCTCTATCAGATTCAAGGAGCTTATTTTTACCAGTAATTTCAAGTATTAAAGATTTTGTAAGATTATATTCTTGAGAAATTACTTCAAAAATATCATCAAAAGAATCTTTATTTGCTTTACTTCCTAGAGTGTCAACATAATATCTAGCTACTTCCAGATCTACCTTAGATAAAGTCATTTCTACCTTGGATATAAGCATCCTGAAGAATGGCCATCTTTGATGCAGAACTCTTAATAATTCGATTTGTTGTGGGTCTGAATTTAATTCTGATGATAATGCAGTACCTACTCCAAACCAGCTTGGCAAAAGAAATCTACTTTGTGTCCAACCAAATACCCATGGAATAGCTCTTAAACTTGACAAATCTTTTGCCCCCTTTTTTCTTCTGGCAGGCCTGCTAGATATCTGTAATTTACTTATTTCTTCTATTGGCGTAACCTCTTGAAAGAAATTCAACAAATCAGGATTTTCATGTACTAATTTTCTGTAGTGAGTCCTAGATGTTTCTGCCAGCCTAGACATTAATTGGTTCCATTCTGGAGTTGCGTCAAGACTGTTATTTACCAAACTATTTTGAATGACCGCTGTAGTAACAGTTTCAAGATTGTATAAAGCCAGTTCTGGAAGACTATATTTAGAAGCTAACACTTCACCTTGTTCTGTTATTTTTATTCGCCCTTTTAAAGTACCGCTTGGTTGAGCCAATATTGCCTGATAAGCCGGTCCTCCCCCTCTACCTACAGAACCGCCTCTTCCATGAAAAAGTCTTAGCAATATGTTATTTCTACTTGCAAGATTTTGAAGAGCTATTTGGGCTCTATGAATTTCCCAATTACTAGAAACAAACCCCGAATCTTTATTGCTATCAGAATATCCAAGCATTAATTCTTGAAGAGGTCTAAAAGATTCTCCACTTTTTGGCAATAATGATCTATAAAAATCTAATTTAAACAAATTTTCCATTACTTCTGGTGCTCTTTTAAGATCTTCAACAGTTTCAAAAAGAGGAACGACTAATAATTTTGACTTTTGTGAATTTTGATCAATAAGTCCCATTTCTTTTGCCAGCAAAAGAACTTCAAGTAAATCAGACGCACTATGACTCATTGAAATGACATAAGAATGACAAATACGACTACCAAATTCTTGCTGGAGTCTCTTAACCATTTTAAAAACTGAAAAGGTTTCTTCTGTAGTTTTTGTCCAGTTGACATCAGAGGGAATTAAAGGCCTTTTGGTATTTAATTCGTCTATGAGCCATTTCATTTTCTCTGGCTCAGACATTTGATCATATTGCACAGATAAATCAAGATAATTTGTAAGCTCTTGTATAGCGTCACTATGCCTTGTACTTTCTTGACGAATATCTAAACTTGCTAAAGAAAAACCAAAAATATGAACCTGTGTAAGTAATGTATTAACTGCCTCGCAAGTTAAATCTGTACTAATCAGGCTATTTTTAATTAGTTCGAGGTCATAGGTAAATTCGTTTACTGATTTATAATATAAGTTTTCAATTTTATCTATATCTTTATTATCCATTTCTCCCTCTAAGTCAAATTTCCACCCATTTTCAGCTAATAAATTATTCCTTTCTTGTGTTAACCTTAATTTTTCTAAAATATAACTTAATTTCAATCTATAAGGTTCTGATCTGTATCTTGTCGCCCTGGCTTCATAAATTTCTGGGAACTTAACCCTATCTGTTTCCAATGACTCTAATAAAGAAGAACTTACTTGACTCCATTGCATTGAAACACTTAATTGATCTCTAAGATTAGATGTTGCAATAATATATCTTTCCAACATCAACTGCCTTTGGTAGCAAGCAGTTCTCCATGTTATCTCTGGAGTAACCGATGGATTACCATCCCTATCGGAGCCGACCCAAGAACCGAAGTTACAAAAAGATTCAGAAGGCATCTGAACATCTGGATAATTTTCGGTGAGTGCTTCAGCGATTCTACCTCTCAATTGAGGCATTGCATTAAATAAAACTTGCTGAAAATAATGCAAAGCATAATCCACTTCGTCTAAAACTGAAGGTTTAAATTGATGCAATTCATCTGTTCTCCACCATAGTCTTACTTCCTCTTTTAATTGAGTTTTTAGAGAATTTTTTTCTTCTTTTGTTAAAAATTGCTCAACCTGTATTTTTTTCAACAAATTTGCAACTCTGGTTTGCTTATGCCTAATCGTATGTCTTACTATCTCGGTCGGATGTGCAGTAAAAACTAAACGAATATCCATTTCCTGCAATAATGCCTCTAGTTTTCCTGGAGGTACATTTAATTTTCTCAGCCTATAAAATAATTCTCTAAAAGTTACTGGAGCATTTTGTCTGGCCAATGCTGGGGCAAAAGGATCTAGATTATCTGGCGATTTTTGAACATTCTTATTGGTAAAGCTTTGAATATATCTATCTTCCTCCACTCTTTGTTCCAAAATATTCACTAGTTGAAAATATAATGAAAACGCCCTTGCTGCTGCTATGGATTCTGCCAAATCCATAGAATTTACAATATCAACTATTTCATTTTTAAAAGTTTTTGAACTATCACAATCCATTCGTTTTGAATAACTCAATTCTTTAAGCTGTATTAGTCTCTCTGCTTGATCATCAGGGCATTCTTCTCTGAGCACAGATTCCCATAAATCCTCTATTAAAAGACGATTTTTATCAAGTGGATCATTGTTACTTATCAGATCCACGTTATTATTTTTTATCTGTTGAAAGGAATTCATATTATTATTATGTCACAAGTAAAAAAGTTCAGATCAAATGTTTATTTAAATCATTAAACATCCTCTTCTTCACTCTTAATCATATCTTCGATAGCAATTTTCATTATCTGATCAATAGAAAGACCGTTTTTATATTGATTTATCCATTTCATAGATTGATTACCTTCGTCAAGCACTTTATAGATAGGTTTCAAAAGATGTTTCATACTAAATTTTTCTGCGGTGGATGATAAATCTGATAATAAATTTTTAATCCAATCTCTACAAATAATTTTTTTTCCATCTTGCCAGTGAATTAACTGTGAATTCAGACTTTCTTTAGCAGCATTAATTTCATTCTGATCACATATTTCTGATAATTCATCGATAGAAAATACACTAGCAGTCAAAGGATCTAAAGTATCCATATTATCAAAAAGATTTAAAATCCTTAGTTCTAGCATGGCTGTTATCCCTAATAGCAAATTAATATCATGAACAAAATCACAAATTCTTAATTCCAATCGATCAAGAATTAAAGGCCTTTGGGGACCATTTGGTCGGATTGAAGACCAAAAATGCCTAATATTTTGCATATTTTTATTAGCTATATTTTCTTCGATCCAATCGACATAGCTATTATGATTTACAAAAAAAGGTACTTTACTTGGTGTTTTGGGAAACTGAATCCATCTCTGAGAATGATTTTCCGTAATTTTATTATTTAAAAAAGGTGAGCTAGCACTTATTGAGAGATACAAAGCGGCTTCAGATCTTATCAGTCTTATGGCAGCAAAAAGCTTATCTAAGTTATCTATTCCTATATTTATGTGGACACTTGAGGTTGCGATAGAGATTCCATAATTATCTTGTATAAATTGATGATAAACATTTTCAATATCAGATCTTTGAAATTGAATATCGTGTTTAAAACAAAGCGTGGATGAAGGAATAATTGTTAAACCTTTATTGTTTAGCCATTGTCTTAAATTTTTTCTTGGAGTTCTTAATTTCTCGTATAAAAACTTATAGTCTTTTTCAGGTGTTGTTATATATTCAACATTCCTATTATCTGGCTCTTTCACAAAATTAGAAAAATGTTTTTCAATATCAGCGGAAACACCAATATGAGAATTTAAAGAACCTGTGAAAAGTTCAACCTCAAACCCCTTATAAAGATTATTGTTAATCATTTAATTATCCAAACAGGCTAATGCTTTTAGTATCCCCTTTGCTTTATTGATTGTCTCTTGATATTCATTTTCAGGAAAAGAATCAGCAACTATTCCAGCACCAGCTTGCACTGAAATATCATATTTTCCATCTTTTGAGGGTTTAACGATCATAGTTCTTATTGTTATTGCCGTATTTAATGCACCATTAATATCAATCGATCCGTAAACACCAGCATAAGGTCCTCTAGCATCTTTTTCAAAGTATTTTATCAATTGCATAGCTCTTATTTTTGGTGCACCAGTTACAGTTCCAGCGGGAAAACATGCCTTTAGTAAATCCCATACATCAGTATTTTTTTTTAAGATTCCCTCAACTTCACTAACTATATGCATAACATGTGAATATTTCTCAATAACCATTAAATCTTTGACCTCCACGGTACCAATTTCACAAACTCTTCCAAGATCATTTCTTCCAAGATCTATTAGCATTACATGCTCAGCTATCTCTTTTGGATCTTTTAATAAATCTTTTTCTAATTTAAGATCTTGCTGATGATCAATACCTCTAGGTCTTGTACCAGCTATTGGTCTCAAGTTTGCAACAATCTGATTATCTTTATTCTTTTCAGCTTTAACCATTACTTCAGGACTGGAACCAATAAGATACCATGAGCCAAAATCAAAAAATGACATATATGGAGAGGGATTAACCATCCTCAAACTTCTATATAAATTAAAAGGTTCATTATTGACTTTAGTGTGAAATCTCTGACTTATAACTATTTGGAAGATATCTCCTTTTCTTATATATTCTTTTGCAGAGAGAACTGCATCCTCAAAATCTTTTTTCTTCCAATTACTTTTAAGATCTAAATTCAAATTCTCATTTTCATTCCAATCTAAGAACTCACTTTCTTTTAGAGGAACTTTCATTAAATTTCTAGTTTTCTGAAGTTTAGAAATTGCGTTTAGATAAACTTCTTCAATAGAAAATTCTTTTAAAGAACTTGTATCTGCGTAGACCACTGCGGTTATGCATCTTTTAATTTGATCAAAAATAACTAACTGATCAAAAAACATCCAAGAGCCATAAGGAATATTCTTTTCTTGAATTTCATTTATTGGAACGCTTGGTTCTATTCGATTAATTAATTCATAACCCCAAGAACCATATAATTGTCCAATTGATGGAAAGTTATCAAGCATGGATGATTTATATTCCTTTGTCCAATTTCTTAAAATATCAAAGGGATCACCTTTATAAATTTCCTTTTTTCCATTATTCCAAGTTTTAACTATTTCTTCTCGATAAGAAATTGCTTCCCAAAGAGGTTTAGTAGCAACAATACTCCATCTTCCCAAATTCTCTCCGCCTTCTACAGATTCAAGAAAAACACCATGAGAATCTTTATCTGATAATTTTAACCAAGTCGATAATGGAGTCTCTAAATCTGCTGGCCAAGTTTGGGTGATAGGTATAAAATTTTTACCTTCTTTGTGTGCCTTTAAAAAACTATCTTTCTGTGAGCTGATCATACTAATAATGTCAACCCAAATTATAATTATATTCGTCTTTTATATCAACTTTGAGAAATTTAATCAAAAGTATTCTTAGTTGTAAATTTCAACCCAGCTGGATTAGGATTCTCACCTATTCTCCTTGGGTTATGGCCAACTTTTTCTCTACCCTCATTTACTTTCTCAGGGAAAACACCATCTTTTGGATGTAAGAATTCAATATCACCACCCGGGAAGATTCTGTAGATTTTGAAGTCCTCAATTCTTGGTTTGAAAGCTCGTAATTGTGTACCTAGTGCAAGACATTGTTCTTTTCTTGCAAAGTACATTAAATTATCACCTTCGTGCATAATAGCAGCACCACCAGTGGGTAATTCAAATGCTTGTTCTTTTGAACTATTCCATACAATTGCATATTTTTCTTCTGTTTCTGCTGAGTTTAATAAACCCCCAGTACTTCCTATATGCTTTGGAAATTGACCAACTAAAGTTTCCGTCATCCTAGATTTTGAGTTATTTATAATAAGAAATTAGCATTCATATTTTACAAAATTCAAAATTTGCAAGAAAGTTTCTACATTATTTAATAAATGTAGAAGTTTTTTGTCCTTTCATTTTGAATCTGAAATCGGGAAAAATACTGTCAAACCTGTATCACGCCTTTGTGTAACACGCCCTCCTAAGCTAGCCAATAACTTTTGAGTTGCATTTTGACTTAATTGTAAACTACCCGTTTGAGGGTTCCAATTTAAAACAGGACCTATATCAGAACCATTTTCCTTTTTTAATATTTCTTTTTGATTACTATCTAATTTTTGTACTTTTAGTTGAAGTTTG
This window of the Prochlorococcus sp. MIT 1314 genome carries:
- the ppc gene encoding phosphoenolpyruvate carboxylase, encoding MNSFQQIKNNNVDLISNNDPLDKNRLLIEDLWESVLREECPDDQAERLIQLKELSYSKRMDCDSSKTFKNEIVDIVNSMDLAESIAAARAFSLYFQLVNILEQRVEEDRYIQSFTNKNVQKSPDNLDPFAPALARQNAPVTFRELFYRLRKLNVPPGKLEALLQEMDIRLVFTAHPTEIVRHTIRHKQTRVANLLKKIQVEQFLTKEEKNSLKTQLKEEVRLWWRTDELHQFKPSVLDEVDYALHYFQQVLFNAMPQLRGRIAEALTENYPDVQMPSESFCNFGSWVGSDRDGNPSVTPEITWRTACYQRQLMLERYIIATSNLRDQLSVSMQWSQVSSSLLESLETDRVKFPEIYEARATRYRSEPYRLKLSYILEKLRLTQERNNLLAENGWKFDLEGEMDNKDIDKIENLYYKSVNEFTYDLELIKNSLISTDLTCEAVNTLLTQVHIFGFSLASLDIRQESTRHSDAIQELTNYLDLSVQYDQMSEPEKMKWLIDELNTKRPLIPSDVNWTKTTEETFSVFKMVKRLQQEFGSRICHSYVISMSHSASDLLEVLLLAKEMGLIDQNSQKSKLLVVPLFETVEDLKRAPEVMENLFKLDFYRSLLPKSGESFRPLQELMLGYSDSNKDSGFVSSNWEIHRAQIALQNLASRNNILLRLFHGRGGSVGRGGGPAYQAILAQPSGTLKGRIKITEQGEVLASKYSLPELALYNLETVTTAVIQNSLVNNSLDATPEWNQLMSRLAETSRTHYRKLVHENPDLLNFFQEVTPIEEISKLQISSRPARRKKGAKDLSSLRAIPWVFGWTQSRFLLPSWFGVGTALSSELNSDPQQIELLRVLHQRWPFFRMLISKVEMTLSKVDLEVARYYVDTLGSKANKDSFDDIFEVISQEYNLTKSLILEITGKNKLLESDRDLKSSVSLRNKTIIPLGFLQVSLLRRLRDQTRQPPISEFLIDKDESRRAYSRSELLRGALLTINGIAAGMRNTG
- a CDS encoding photosystem I reaction center subunit II PsaD, with amino-acid sequence MTETLVGQFPKHIGSTGGLLNSAETEEKYAIVWNSSKEQAFELPTGGAAIMHEGDNLMYFARKEQCLALGTQLRAFKPRIEDFKIYRIFPGGDIEFLHPKDGVFPEKVNEGREKVGHNPRRIGENPNPAGLKFTTKNTFD
- a CDS encoding anthranilate synthase component I family protein; protein product: MISSQKDSFLKAHKEGKNFIPITQTWPADLETPLSTWLKLSDKDSHGVFLESVEGGENLGRWSIVATKPLWEAISYREEIVKTWNNGKKEIYKGDPFDILRNWTKEYKSSMLDNFPSIGQLYGSWGYELINRIEPSVPINEIQEKNIPYGSWMFFDQLVIFDQIKRCITAVVYADTSSLKEFSIEEVYLNAISKLQKTRNLMKVPLKESEFLDWNENENLNLDLKSNWKKKDFEDAVLSAKEYIRKGDIFQIVISQRFHTKVNNEPFNLYRSLRMVNPSPYMSFFDFGSWYLIGSSPEVMVKAEKNKDNQIVANLRPIAGTRPRGIDHQQDLKLEKDLLKDPKEIAEHVMLIDLGRNDLGRVCEIGTVEVKDLMVIEKYSHVMHIVSEVEGILKKNTDVWDLLKACFPAGTVTGAPKIRAMQLIKYFEKDARGPYAGVYGSIDINGALNTAITIRTMIVKPSKDGKYDISVQAGAGIVADSFPENEYQETINKAKGILKALACLDN
- the gshA gene encoding glutamate--cysteine ligase encodes the protein MINNNLYKGFEVELFTGSLNSHIGVSADIEKHFSNFVKEPDNRNVEYITTPEKDYKFLYEKLRTPRKNLRQWLNNKGLTIIPSSTLCFKHDIQFQRSDIENVYHQFIQDNYGISIATSSVHINIGIDNLDKLFAAIRLIRSEAALYLSISASSPFLNNKITENHSQRWIQFPKTPSKVPFFVNHNSYVDWIEENIANKNMQNIRHFWSSIRPNGPQRPLILDRLELRICDFVHDINLLLGITAMLELRILNLFDNMDTLDPLTASVFSIDELSEICDQNEINAAKESLNSQLIHWQDGKKIICRDWIKNLLSDLSSTAEKFSMKHLLKPIYKVLDEGNQSMKWINQYKNGLSIDQIMKIAIEDMIKSEEEDV
- a CDS encoding N-acetyltransferase → MQYFSKKKLILPEGYFVNSSQIPSAREVNKLLANCGCETFPIKPLSDAIQKSNFFFTIQSELKNKLYGFVRVTSDRGLNANLWNLSAAPGNNQQLYYSILLQVTLEKINREMPGCSISVQAPVSSFKSLEEIGFILDPNGIRVMGLKL